A window of the Loxodonta africana isolate mLoxAfr1 chromosome 3, mLoxAfr1.hap2, whole genome shotgun sequence genome harbors these coding sequences:
- the LOC100661727 gene encoding zinc finger protein 699-like isoform X1, with product MDSVLVEDVAMDFTQEEWALLNLAQRKLYTDVMMETFRNLASVVSRNHNNGEKLFSDHIKVRLMKNNIWSSMLGESCELFGVKVHHKNWGIYVRRCAVENLHVNDEDNQCGKPFIQIPNLAVFKRSHTEVNPSGGLVCEKYTDHSSVKHHLKSHIGHCTYQCKECGETCNCTSFLSSHVRTVTGGNPYKCKVCGKGFICISTLKNCVTTVSREKPSGYEEDSCSFSSLQTHARDRKCGCKECLKAYTHPSFLTLSNMFHSGDKPYECKECGKAFSCSSSLTTHIKTHSGQRPYECKECGKAFIRSSHLMKHIRTHSEERPYECKECGKAFRYSSHLTDHIRIHSGERPYECKECGKAFSRSSSLAIHIKIHSGERPYECKACGKAFSQSSSLKEHIRTHSGERPYECKECGKAFSFSSYLTKHIRTHSGERPYECKECGKSFRFSSYLTKHVRTHTGERPFECKECGKAFRFSSGLNIHTRTHTGEKPYECKQCGKAF from the exons TTTCTCGAAACCATAATAATGGAGAAAAGTTGTTCAGTGATCATATAAAAGTGAGATTAATGAAGAATAACATCTGGAGCTCCATGTTAGGAGAAAGCTGTGAATTGTTTGGCGTTAAAGTTCACCATAAAAACTGGGGGATATATGTGAG aaGGTGTGCAGTAGAAAACCTCCATGTAAATGATGAAGACAATCAATGTGGAAAGCCCTTCATTCAGATTCCTAATCTTGCTGTATTCAAAAGAAGTCATACTGAAGTAAATCCTTCTGGAGGCCTCGTGTGTGAAAAATACACCGATCATTCTTCGGTTAAACATCATCTCAAATCTCACATTGGACACTGTACCTAtcagtgtaaggaatgtggagaaaCTTGTAATTGTACCTCATTTCTAAGCTCTCATGTGAGAACTGTTACTGGAGGGAACCCATATAAATGTAAGGTATGTGGGAAAGGTTTCATTTGTATTTCAACTCTTAAGAACTGTGTGACCACAGTAAGTAGAGAGAAACCAAGTGGCTATGAGGAAGATTCCTGTAGTTTCTCATCCCTTCAGACACATGCGAGAGATCGTAAGTGTGGATGTAAAGAATGCTTGAAAGCCTATACTCATCCCTCATTCCTCACTTTATCCAATATGTTTCATAGTGGAgataagccttatgaatgtaaggaatgtgggaaagcctttagttgttcctcatccctcactacacatataaaaactcacagtggacaaaggccttatgaatgtaaggaatgtgggaaagcctttattcgctCCTCACACTTAATgaaacatataagaactcacagtgaagaaagaccttatgaatgtaaagaatgtggaaaagcctttaggtATTCCTCACACCTCACTGACCAcataagaattcacagtggagagaggccttatgaatgtaaagaatgtgggaaagcctttagtcgttCCTCATCCCTCGCTATACATATAaaaattcacagtggagaaaggccttatgaatgtaaggcatgtgggaaagcctttagtcagtccTCATCCCTCAAGGAAcacataagaactcacagtggagagaggccttatgaatgtaaggaatgtgggaaagcctttagtttttcttcataCCTTACtaaacatataagaactcacagtggagagaggccttatgaatgtaaagaatgtggaaaATCCTTTAGGTTTTCCTCATACCTAACTAAACATGTAAgaactcacactggagagaggcCTTTTGAATGTAAGGAATGCGGGAAGGCCTTTAGGTTTTCCTCAGGCCTAAATATACATACAAgaactcacactggagagaagccttatgaatgtaagcagtgtgggaaagccttttaG
- the LOC100661727 gene encoding zinc finger protein 77-like isoform X2, with protein sequence MDSVLVEDVAMDFTQEEWALLNLAQRKLYTDVMMETFRNLASVVSRNHNNGEKLFSDHIKVRLMKNNIWSSMLGESCELFGVKVHHKNWGIYVRCAVENLHVNDEDNQCGKPFIQIPNLAVFKRSHTEVNPSGGLVCEKYTDHSSVKHHLKSHIGHCTYQCKECGETCNCTSFLSSHVRTVTGGNPYKCKVCGKGFICISTLKNCVTTVSREKPSGYEEDSCSFSSLQTHARDRKCGCKECLKAYTHPSFLTLSNMFHSGDKPYECKECGKAFSCSSSLTTHIKTHSGQRPYECKECGKAFIRSSHLMKHIRTHSEERPYECKECGKAFRYSSHLTDHIRIHSGERPYECKECGKAFSRSSSLAIHIKIHSGERPYECKACGKAFSQSSSLKEHIRTHSGERPYECKECGKAFSFSSYLTKHIRTHSGERPYECKECGKSFRFSSYLTKHVRTHTGERPFECKECGKAFRFSSGLNIHTRTHTGEKPYECKQCGKAF encoded by the exons TTTCTCGAAACCATAATAATGGAGAAAAGTTGTTCAGTGATCATATAAAAGTGAGATTAATGAAGAATAACATCTGGAGCTCCATGTTAGGAGAAAGCTGTGAATTGTTTGGCGTTAAAGTTCACCATAAAAACTGGGGGATATATGTGAG GTGTGCAGTAGAAAACCTCCATGTAAATGATGAAGACAATCAATGTGGAAAGCCCTTCATTCAGATTCCTAATCTTGCTGTATTCAAAAGAAGTCATACTGAAGTAAATCCTTCTGGAGGCCTCGTGTGTGAAAAATACACCGATCATTCTTCGGTTAAACATCATCTCAAATCTCACATTGGACACTGTACCTAtcagtgtaaggaatgtggagaaaCTTGTAATTGTACCTCATTTCTAAGCTCTCATGTGAGAACTGTTACTGGAGGGAACCCATATAAATGTAAGGTATGTGGGAAAGGTTTCATTTGTATTTCAACTCTTAAGAACTGTGTGACCACAGTAAGTAGAGAGAAACCAAGTGGCTATGAGGAAGATTCCTGTAGTTTCTCATCCCTTCAGACACATGCGAGAGATCGTAAGTGTGGATGTAAAGAATGCTTGAAAGCCTATACTCATCCCTCATTCCTCACTTTATCCAATATGTTTCATAGTGGAgataagccttatgaatgtaaggaatgtgggaaagcctttagttgttcctcatccctcactacacatataaaaactcacagtggacaaaggccttatgaatgtaaggaatgtgggaaagcctttattcgctCCTCACACTTAATgaaacatataagaactcacagtgaagaaagaccttatgaatgtaaagaatgtggaaaagcctttaggtATTCCTCACACCTCACTGACCAcataagaattcacagtggagagaggccttatgaatgtaaagaatgtgggaaagcctttagtcgttCCTCATCCCTCGCTATACATATAaaaattcacagtggagaaaggccttatgaatgtaaggcatgtgggaaagcctttagtcagtccTCATCCCTCAAGGAAcacataagaactcacagtggagagaggccttatgaatgtaaggaatgtgggaaagcctttagtttttcttcataCCTTACtaaacatataagaactcacagtggagagaggccttatgaatgtaaagaatgtggaaaATCCTTTAGGTTTTCCTCATACCTAACTAAACATGTAAgaactcacactggagagaggcCTTTTGAATGTAAGGAATGCGGGAAGGCCTTTAGGTTTTCCTCAGGCCTAAATATACATACAAgaactcacactggagagaagccttatgaatgtaagcagtgtgggaaagccttttaG